In Crassostrea angulata isolate pt1a10 chromosome 6, ASM2561291v2, whole genome shotgun sequence, a genomic segment contains:
- the LOC128189388 gene encoding uncharacterized protein LOC128189388, with protein sequence MQELLSALQNLCQKWKSISLREQMKTKNFYIMLAFLAATSMSLWLLSNPTPNFNTIVAQTHKQINNFKNIPSNIRSSSQENFHVDLKLLGKLGFDVDPTDPEMVMKYSEEELKRIKATINRPVIAIPALPKSFDKTLILVKSASKFLPDVPVVIFDLGISYQKHLQLSIHCNKTSSCTLKMFEFDEYPSHLRDLSVPSYRPILIQKLLNDNGTVIWVEPSGYSFISGDIKPLLRRAQETGIIAWTSKDPVSTITYDKMYKYFKASAEQYYFLETAYTNQLILHNSENLHNKVMLPWVKCALSSDCINPVGASNTGCTDRKPLYLYRGCHKYDVAALNIILGQVFDYDESRYKTKEKLFGILEEKKSTIPGSPMHA encoded by the exons ATGCAAGAATTGTTAAGTGCTCTCCAGAACCTGTGCCAAAAGTGGAAAAGCATTAGTCTGAGGGAACAGATGAAAACCAAAAACTTTTATATTATGCTAGCCTTCTTGGCAGCAACATCAATGTCCTTATGGTTGCTAAGTAATCCCACTCCTAATTTCAACACAATTGTTGCACAAACCCATAAACAGATCAACAATTTCAAGAATATCCCCAGCAACATTCGAAGCTCAAGCCAAGAAAATTTTCATGTGGATTTAAAATTACTCGGAAAGCTAGGATTTGATGTTGACCCAACTGACCCAGAGATGGTAATGAAGTACAGTGAGGAAGAATTGAAGAGGATTAAAGCAACAATTAACAGACCTGTCATTGCTATTCCAGCTCttcctaaatcttttgataaAACGCTAATTCTTGTCAAATCAGCCAGCAAATTTCTACCAGATGTTCCTGTTGTCATTTTTGATCTTGGCATAagttatcaaaaacatttacAG TTGAGTATTCATTGCAACAAGACTTCATCCTGtacattaaaaatgtttgaGTTTGATGAATATCCATCTCATCTTCGAGATCTCTCTGTTCCAAGCTACAGACCCATTCTCATACAG aaactGTTGAATGATAATGGCACTGTGATATGGGTTGAGCCTTCAGGTTACAGTTTTATATCTGGTGATATTAAACCTCTACTGAGGAGAGCACAGGAAACTGGAATCATCGCATGGACAAGTAAAGATCCTGTCTCAACCATAACGTACgacaaaatgtataaatactTCAAAGCTTCGGCAGAACAGTATTATTTCTTAGAGACAGCCTATACTAACCAATTGATTCTGCACAACAGTGAAAATCTGCACAATAAAGTGATGCTTCCTTGGGTGAAATGTGCGCTGTCATCTGACTGTATAAACCCTGTAGGAGCCTCAAACACGGGGTGCACAGACAGGAAACCTTTATATCTGTACAGGGGCTGCCACAAATATGATGTGGCtgctttaaatataattctCGGACAAGTTTTTGATTATGATGAATCAAGgtacaaaacaaaagaaaaattgtttggAATTCTAGAGGAGAAAAAGTCTACGATACCAG ggaGTCCAATGCATGCCTGA